The Verrucomicrobiia bacterium DNA window CCATTTTCGTGGGTGAGTTCGGCTGCGCGCGGTATGCGCCCGGCGTGGAGGCCTGGATGGGCGACCAAATCGGGCTGTACGAACGCTACGGATGGTCGTGGGCCTACTGGGCTTTCCGGGAATGGGACGTGATGAATATCGAGAGGACGGCCGACCCGACAGATAAGGTGAACCGGCCCGGCGCGCCGTTGCTGCAGCTTTTCAAGACATACTTTAAAAAAGACAAGAAGTTTTTGAGCGGCAGCTAACTTTTTGCATGTTGCGCGAGCCTCGCCGCGCTTTTTCAACTGTTCCACACAATATCTCGCCGTGCTCATTGGGCAAAGTTGACTTGAGCAGCGGCGGCAGATACTCTGTTTTTACATGTTGGAAGCAATTGAGAAGCTACTGATTTTACAAGACCGCGACAGCAAGATACGCCGCCTGAAAGGTGGGTTGTCCCATATCGGACCGGAACGGCAGATGTTCCAGGCCAGGGCGGCGGAGGCGCAAAGCGCCCTCGAGACGGCCAAGAGCAGGGTCAAACAGATTGAATCGGACCGTAAAGGCCTTGAACTGGAAGTGGAAAGCAAGAAGCAGCTTATTGCGCGTTATGCCAATCAGCAGCTTGAAACGCGCAAGAATGAGGAGTATCGGGCGCTGGCGCACGAGATCGATACGTGCAAGGCGGACATATTCGGAATCGAAGACCGCGAGATCGAGTTGATGGAGCAAGCCGAAGCGGCCCAGAAAGAGGTCCTTGCCTTCACGCAAGCCACTGCCCAAGCTCGTAAAATGATGGAGGAACAACTGACCCAACTCGAAGCGCGGGAACAGAATCTAAAGAAAGAACTGGGAGAATTGGAAACCAACCGCGAGGAGCTTTCCGCTGCCGTGGATGAGGGGGCCCGCGACCGCTACGAGCGCCTGGCCAGGAACAAAGGGGAGAATGTGGTGGTTGGGGTTCAGCGCGGGGTTTGCGGCGGGTGCCACATGCGCCTGCCGCCGCAATTGCTGGTCCAATGCCAGGCTCAGCGGGAATTGGTCACGTGCAGCAACTGCGGCCGCATTCTTTATTATACCCGCGACATGGATTTGGCCGTCGCCGATTAGAAGAGCGGTTTTGGAAGGGCTGTAAGCCGAATTTTGTCTGCCCCGAATTTACGGGGGAGAGAATCATTTGTCTCAGCAGCCAGTACCCGGGACCTATCCAGCGAATTTCGCGAGACACGGAGCGGGCCGCTCCGGGGTCCTCTATTTGGCCTTGCACCCGATGGGGTTTTCCGTGCCCCCAAGCTTGCGCGTGGAGCGGTGGGCTCTTACCCCACCTTTTCACCCTTGCCACGTTCGTGTGACCACGAGCGTGGCGGTTTGTTTTCTGTGGCACTGTCCGTCGGGATGCCTCGCGGCATCACCGCCCGCGTGTATCCGGCAACCGGCCGCCTTGCGGCGCCCCGTTGTCAGTTACGCGGCATCGCGCCCTCTGGTGTTCGGACTTTCCTCCCCCGG harbors:
- a CDS encoding C4-type zinc ribbon domain-containing protein; amino-acid sequence: MLEAIEKLLILQDRDSKIRRLKGGLSHIGPERQMFQARAAEAQSALETAKSRVKQIESDRKGLELEVESKKQLIARYANQQLETRKNEEYRALAHEIDTCKADIFGIEDREIELMEQAEAAQKEVLAFTQATAQARKMMEEQLTQLEAREQNLKKELGELETNREELSAAVDEGARDRYERLARNKGENVVVGVQRGVCGGCHMRLPPQLLVQCQAQRELVTCSNCGRILYYTRDMDLAVAD